ATTCTTTGGCATCTTATGAAAATATATTCTGCACATAACATTACTGATTTTGTTATCTGTTTGGGATATAAGGGATATATGATAAAAGAATATTTTTCAAATTATTTTCTTCATATGTCCGATGTCACAATTGATCTTGTTAATAATAAAATGAATGTACATCAAAAATTTAGCGAACCTTGGAAAATCACTCTGGTAGATACTGGCAATAATACTATGACTGGCGGTAGACTAAAACGAGTACAAAAATATGTTGGTGATGAAACCTTTTGTTTTACATATGGTGATGGTCTGAGTGATGTTGATATTTCTAAACTTGTGAACTTTCATAAATCACAGAATACTAAAGCAACTCTAACTGCAGTACAACCTCCCGGGAGATATGGTGCATTGGCCATTGATGAATACAAAGTTAAGCGATTTTGTGAAAAACCTGAAGGTGATGGTGCATGGATAAACGGTGGATTCTTTGTACTTGAGAAGGATGTGTTTGACTATATTGAAAATGATTCGACTATATGGGAACGAGAACCTTTGGAAAAATTAGCAAATGAAGGCAATCTTTCTGCATTTAAACACGATGGATTCTGGCAACCTCTAGACACATTACGTGATAAAAACACTTTAGAATCTTTTTGGAGTTCTGGAAATGCTAAATGGAAAGTTTGGTGACATCACAAACTCAAAACTTCTAAATTTTTGTTAACATTCTGTTGAATTATTATTTTCTATGATGACTGTTTTTCTATGCTGTCAAAAATTATAACTGAATTTTATTTTCTTGTACTAACCACTTGAGGTATGCCACTCTATAGAAATTTTTATCTCTGAATTCTTTTTCTGTAAATTCTTTATCTTTGATTGCATCATAGAATTGCTTAATTCCGTCCTTTAACTTCCATTTTGTTTTATAATGTAGATTGTTTTTTATCTTATCAAAATTTACCCTGTATGATCTTGCATCTTTGCTTGCTTTTGAAGAAAAAGTAACTTTTGATTCTGGTACTGTTTCTTCTACTAACTCTGCAATATCTTTTACTTTATAATTTTCATCAGTGGATCCTACATTGAATATCTCTCCGGAAACTTTGTCTTCATCAGCTTTTAGACATTTGATAAAAGCTGATGCCATGTCTTCAATATGTAAAAGTGGTCTCCATGATGTTCCGTCGCTTAATAACTCCACCTTACCAGTTGTATATGCAGAACATGTTAGATTATTCACTACTAGATCAAGTCTTTGACTTTGTGAAAGACCATATACTGTTGCATTTCTCAGCATAACCGGACAAAATGTATCATCTTTTAATTTTAACAACTCTTTTTCAGAATTTACTTTTGATTTTGCATATGCAGTTAATGGTTCCAAATTTGAATATTCGTCTACAAAATCACTATTAACCCCATATGTTGAACACGATGATGAAAAAATAAATCGTCCTACGCCAGCTTTCTTTGCATTTTCAGCCAAATTGACAGTTGCTCGAAAATTGACTTCCTCAGTAATTCTTGGATTGATTTCTCCTAAAGGATCATTTGATAAACCTGCAAGATGTATTACTGCGTCACAACCTTTCAAGTCTTCGCCAG
Above is a window of Nitrosopumilus sp. K4 DNA encoding:
- the rfbF gene encoding glucose-1-phosphate cytidylyltransferase; amino-acid sequence: MKAVILAGGMGTRISEETTVKPKPLVEIGGMPILWHLMKIYSAHNITDFVICLGYKGYMIKEYFSNYFLHMSDVTIDLVNNKMNVHQKFSEPWKITLVDTGNNTMTGGRLKRVQKYVGDETFCFTYGDGLSDVDISKLVNFHKSQNTKATLTAVQPPGRYGALAIDEYKVKRFCEKPEGDGAWINGGFFVLEKDVFDYIENDSTIWEREPLEKLANEGNLSAFKHDGFWQPLDTLRDKNTLESFWSSGNAKWKVW
- a CDS encoding NAD(P)-dependent oxidoreductase, which gives rise to MKVFLTGHKGYVGNVMTDSLLKENFDVLGCDLEYYPQGFIKRNFKEVPSLKKDIRDVSGEDLKGCDAVIHLAGLSNDPLGEINPRITEEVNFRATVNLAENAKKAGVGRFIFSSSCSTYGVNSDFVDEYSNLEPLTAYAKSKVNSEKELLKLKDDTFCPVMLRNATVYGLSQSQRLDLVVNNLTCSAYTTGKVELLSDGTSWRPLLHIEDMASAFIKCLKADEDKVSGEIFNVGSTDENYKVKDIAELVEETVPESKVTFSSKASKDARSYRVNFDKIKNNLHYKTKWKLKDGIKQFYDAIKDKEFTEKEFRDKNFYRVAYLKWLVQENKIQL